tttgaaaagagtcACGTGATGAGGAATGTAACTGTAAGAAATGTAGTTTATATAGGGCGTTTGGGCTAGGAGAAGGATCTTGTAGAGTTAGAAGATTTGACACTGGACGGTACTTCCATGTGGTTGTGTACCACGCGCTTGCGGCGAAGTTTGGCGGCACTGCTGGTGCTGCGAAGTGATGCGGAGGACGAGCGAGCTTGTATTCCAGGTAGAGGGGTTTGTTCTTGAGAGTTTGGGAGTGTGTCTGAGGTGCCGTTGGTTTGCGACTGCTCTTGGTAGGTGTGGTCGAGTTTGGGCGGTTGCTCCGAGCTCTGTGCTTGCTCTTGTGAGTCCTCGTTGACCTTGGGCAATTGCTCTGAGCTGTGTGcctcttcttttgagccCTCGTTGACCTCGAGCGAAGGGTCTGAGCTCTGTGCCTGCTCCTTTGAGTCCTCGTTAACTTTGGGCAACGGGTCGCTGGCCTGCGCCTGCTCCTTTGATTCTTCATTCAGTTTCGGCAATGGCTCCGAGCTTTGCGAGTCTTCGCCCTGCGCACACTCGCCTTCTTCCGCTACTCGGGATGGTACTTTTGCTGCAACTTCCGCCTTTGCCACTGCATGTGTCTGCGCAATATCGACCATCGATCTGGGTTGCTGtttattgatgaatggATTCGAAGTGTGTGAAACGGAAGAGGTTTCTGAACTCTTATCTGCACTgacatcttcttttgagttGGTCTCACTGATGTAGAAGCCAGATCCACTTTCTGCCGACGTGCGCTTAATGACAGGCGATTTAAATGCATAGTCATCGTCTGGTTCTACACATGTCTCGACGGATTGGAACCATGGATCCGCGTAAAGATCTTCCATCGTATAACGAGTCTCTGGGTTTGGGTCAGCGAGTCGCCAAGCTACACGAGAAGCCTCTGtgctcttgaaattctttgCTAACGAATATTCTGCACCAGGCCCGGACTTGTGACAACCCTTCTCTCTGAAGTGCGGGTTTTGATGGTTGATAAAGTTTTCATAAGAAGTCTCGTAGTCTCTAAACCGGGAGTCTGTGTTGCACGACTCGAAAAATGGTAGCATATTGTTGACAAGGGCCATCAGAATTAACCCCAAAGCATACGAATCCATCTTGAGTGGATCGTAAGGCTTTTGCATACTTTCGGGATAATGTTTCTTAGCGTCATGCAGCATCACTTCAGGTGGTGTGTATGGTGGTGATCCAATCATACCTTCACATTGTCTGACCGCACTGTCAAAATTCTGCGGTTCCACATGGTACCAGTCAGATATACCAAAATCGGTCAGTTTACACACACCATCCCGAGACATCAGGACATTttctggtttcaaatcacGATGAGCAACACCGTTATCGTGACAAAACTTTACACCTTGGGCCACTTGCTTAAATAAACAAAATTTCTCATTTAGAGGTACCGATTTCCAGCCGGACCTctccatcaattggaacaGATCTCTCACGCAAATCTCCATGACGAACCCCCAACCTCGCGTAGTGTAAGTTGTAGTGGGCACTTTCACAAGATAATATGTGTTAGCAATATGGATATTTTGGCTCAAATGTTTGGCGATAATAAACTCTTTTGAACATCTCTTGTAAAATTTCTCAGGAGACTCGTCGTAGATCAtattcagtttcttcaacgcGTAAACGTCCTTTTGTCTATACGCAGATCTAACTTTCCTCACTTCACTCGAACCACCAGACCCTAGCGTCTTATTCTCACTGtcaaaaataaaattgTCCGTCAAAAGTACACTCGTCTGTTTCATCTCTTCCGGCAGATAAGTATTCGGATCAGCAATTGGCAATGGTAGCATTCTGATCTTGGAATTACCATCGTGCATGTAAAAACTCAAATCACTGTTGTTATTATTAGTGCCAGCATACGCAGACCCAGGTCTGCTATTAGGTGAGTTCATCCCATATGGATTGTATACGATGTTCTCATTACTCAGGAGATGATTGGGGAAATTACTCGAGCCTTTTCTATGTAGCGAATGATTGGTACCATTACGACCTCTTGGTGATGCGATCCCACTGCCAGTTCCCAGTACATCTGATGCGTGAGCAGTTGCAAACGGATTGTGATTATGTGCTAGAATATTATGCACAGAAGCCGATGACCGCACGTTCGACTGCCCCACGTTTGCACTGGacttgtttctttggaacaaggaagaagatcgTTGTCGATTGCCGggtgaagaagactttGGTCTTGCTCCATGGTGTGTACTGTCCCCACTTGTGTCAGAACTCTCATCCAAATGGCTCTTTCCGGGCAGAATCTTCTTCCCTAACTTTCTTATAGTACTAAAAGATCCACTCGGAGCTCTCTGAGGCGGATGTTTGTCTCCAGGATGGTTAATCATTGTTCAAAGGTTGTACAGTATTTGCAGTGTCCGAACTTGCCTTTtatctttgcaaagaagcaCAAATGCCTTTTTTCACCTGTAGATTACTCCCTTTTCCCAGGTCAAATCTAACCAGGCTAATCAATGCTCTTAATCAAGTGCAACAGTGAACAATAAGCGCTAAAGAGTATTTACCTGAGCTGATTGCGGTTTACTTGACCGTTTTCCGTAAAATTCTTTCGCCTATCGTTTCTCCTGGATTTCCCGACTAGTATTTTTACTTGGCAGCCACGAAGGTTATTTAAAATAATTAAATAATTTAGTAATCAAACAAAATAGTTGAATATTGAATATTTCTACAAGAAAGCTACATTAAAGAGGTTCGGGTTCCCACATCTGTAGATCCCTCTCCTGGGGGCATGTCACCGTCTCTGTCGTCCTGGAATTTTTGATATATTGCTTGTAATTTGCGAAACTCGCTGGTTGAAATACTTGGTTTGGTCTCTTGGCACGCCTGGAGGAGATCCTGCAGGTTGATAGTTACTGGTGTAGATGTATTCGTAGTTGGTTTCTTCCTGTCTTCTTGCTCACTTTCCGGGACGACTATCTTCGAGTCGTTCGGATTCAGCACTGTGTATTCTACTTCACGCTGACCTTCCCTGTAAGAATCCATATCCTGCAGCTGTAGCGTCCTGTGGACAGATTTGAGGTACGCATTGTATCCCAAACCTTGTAGATCTGCTCCTGAGTAGCCTGCGGTCTGCTCAGCGACCGGTGTGAGGTCGGTGCCGGGCTCAAGGACCATCTTGCCGCTCGAAGTAATTGCTCGCAGGATGTCCAGACGGTCCTCAAGACCCGGAACGTTGCACAAGATGCTCTTGTCGATTCTTCCAGGTCTCAGCAGTGCAGAGTCGATCAGGTCGGGACGGCTAGTCGCTGCAAGAACGTAGACACCGTCAAGGCCTTCAACACCATCCATTTGCGTGAGTAGCTGGTTCACAATACGGTCAGTGACACCGGTGGAATCATGGCCTCTCTTGGGTGCTATCGAGTCGAACTCGtcaaagaataaaataCAAGGTTTTACCGACTGGGCCCGATCAAAGAGCTCTCTGACGTTTTGTTCGCTCGCACCGATGTACTTGTTAAGGATTTCGGGCCCATTGACTGTGATAAAGTTCAAGCCACATTGTTGTGCAACTGCGCTCGCCAATAACGTCTTGCCGCACCCAGGATACCCATAAAGCAAGACACCAGACCTCAGTTGCAGAGGgcaatttttgaagatagGCGCATACTTGGTTGGCCACTCTAGGGTCTCCAATAGTATGCGTTTCGGTCCATTCAGTGCTCCTATATCGTTCCACGATATGCCAGTGTTTTTCGTCAGCTTGACGCCTCTTAGGGATGAGGGACTAAAGTCCTTTATAGTCTCTTCATAAACCTCTTTATCGACCACATATTCATCGGTCATACTCATTGATGCCTGATGGAACAGCTTGTCAACGAGGATCTGTAAGTCAAGAGGGGAATAGCCATCCGTTCCCAGGGCAATGTCACGAATTTGTATGTCCTCACCAAGCTTGATGTGATCACCCATTCGGCTGAAAAAGAACTCTATCAATCCACCTCTCTCGTCTACGTCAGGGGATCTCCGCTTAAATGTTTCACAGATAAAATGCTTGTCAAAAAGTATGCTGTTAAGCTCATTCTGGTTACGACAAGAGAAAACCACTCTAATGGCCTCTGGGCATTTCGCGGTTATTCCTTCCACCATtttgatgaggaaaagagCCAGTTTCGTCGAATTCGATCCACCTCTTTGCTGCATAGCTTGTTGCTGTGGGTCATCTGTCTTGATGCTTGGAAATAGACCCTCAGCATTGtccagaagaagaatagaTGGATTATTCCAATAGCACTGCGAAGTCCATTCTTGGATACATTGCTTCATTTTCCCTAAATTAGAGGAGTCCAACAACGAGTTGCAATCAATATACTTGACATATCTGTGATATTTCAGAATGACTTCTTTCGCTAATTCCTGGAGTACTGTTGTTTTCCCCATACCTCCATTCCCTGTAAGCAAAATTCCACTCGATGGTGCCACTGGCATTGACAAATAGTCGACTAGTGTTTTCGTTATTTTGCTTGGCAAGTAGTTGCGCTTCATTGAATTTTGCTTGAAGTTGTGGTCTGGATCTTCGCCTTGTAATTGATTCGGCAACATAGCTTTGGGTGCCGCTAAGAAACTGCATCTCGGCAGAGGAGAGTTTTCGAAGTTAACATAAGGAACATGCTTTCCTGTACTTTCATCGACGATTTCCACCAGTACTTTATTCTTGAGCAGGACCATTTTGTCAGTGATAGGGCCCTTACTTAGGCTCTCAACTAATTCTTTAGCCCAATCTGGTGTAGGGACATTGTCTCGCCTTACGCTTTTCGCAGGATGTTcgtcttcttgtaaactCGTTAAGATAACCTTGATGTTCCTCATGTTGATGTGTGGTTGCTCTTGGTCAAGATATTCTATGACTACTTTGCACCCGTTCTTACTACTAGTCCACAGAGCATCCCACACAAGAGGTGCCATCGCTACATGACCCTCAGGAATCTCTTCACGGCCTTTGACTCCGACAACTACCCGCTTGGCATGCTTCACAAAGTTTTCTAGCTTCTCCTGCTTTCCATGATGTTTCAAGTCCAATGCGTTGTGCAAGATGGAAACACAAGCTAGCTTTGACGTTATTTCGTTCCCATGGGTGTAAAGTTCCATATGactatcttcttccacaCCATAAAGACTCCTCTTGATCGTCGAGTTGGATATGCTAATTGATTCTACGGGTTTGTTCAGTTTCTTGCTCTCAGTCTGTGCATAGTTGTTTTGTATTCTAGCTTTATTCTCCCGAGGTGAAATTACTATGAGAGAGCCCGTATTGATCCTTGCGGACTTCAATGTCATTGGTTCGATCTTTTTAATTGTAAATTTGCAGACGATGTTATCAATGTAACAGAGTAAAGTCTCTCCAAGAGTCACTATCCTAGTTTGGTGCAGGATTTCGTCCTGAAAGAACAGGGCATGACTCTCGATAATTTCCCAATCATCGCTAGTTTCTGGCTCTACAGATACCTCAGTAGCCGTTCTTGCTTGATCATACTTGCTTACAAACAGGTCCACAGTAGCCGTTGGATGGAGTTTCATTCTCTGAGCCAAAATCGGGTTGATCTCGATCGTCGGTTGTCCATTCAAGAAGCCTTGTGATTCATAGCCATCCCATCCAACATGTAAAAGACTTTTACCATTCTGACATATCTCTATTCCAAAATCTTGTATAGCGATGCCTGTAGTTTCCAGGGTATTCACAATTGAACTAGGTAGCCTGATAAAATTTCCTCGTATATCATTCGAAGTACAAACTCTCAAGATGTTGAATTGCAACTGGTCAACACTGCCCGCAGTCATCCCCGGTGCTTCTCTAATTGAATATGAAGTTTTCGATCAACCTCGTTCGGTGTTCGCGAATTCTCAAGAATCGATTCAACCTTAATCAATAGATgagaagaataaaataaaGATCAAGGTTAATGGAATTAAGACTAGATGGCTATTCAATTTATATTATGTTTCAACAAGCAAGGCGTTGTGCGACTGGTACGGTGGTTCGAGGTCTGCCAAACCGACACTCAAAAAACGCAGGATATGATTGTTCAAATATACAGGTTGATATCCTCTCGAGATCATAAGCATCAAAGTAATTTTGTTGAGTTTTCAGACTCTACCAAGCTAGTTTACAAGCGTTACGCAGGGTTGTATTTCGTCATGGGTGTGGACTTACAAGATGAGGAATCAATCTATCTATCACACATACATCTGTTTGTGGAAGTGCTGGATGCATTCTTCGGTAACGTTTGTGAATTGGACATCGTGTTCAACTTCTACAAGGCCTACATGGTTATGGATGAAATGTTTATAGGCGGCGAAATACAGGAGATATCGAAGGATCATTTGCTCGAAAGATTAAGTATATTGGATAGATTGGACTAGTATAGGATTCAGAAATATAAAAAAGCATCATGTCCCTCACCAGCGACCTTGGGTTGAACTACATCCCAAATATCGTTGGCAACTTGCTCAATGGACTTACCAGCTACGTTAAGCAGTTTTAAGGTATTTTGTTTTTCtctaaatcttcaaacacTTTGTAAAACTGCTTCTTGACCTCTTGCTGAAACTCAGAGACTTCGTACCTCTCATCACCAAAGCCTTGTCTTGACTGATTCTCGCATACATTGGCATTAGTTAAAAATATCGTTAAATCTGGTTTGAGGAGTCCTTTGTCAGGTTGCAAACACCAATTTCTGTCCATTCCAGCAACACCTTTTGCTGCAGAGTAAGCTATTCCCGAGTAAACATATCTATCGAGTACCACATGCTTACCAGCAAGCAAGAGCTCTCGTATGCTCTGGGCCACTTCCCATCTATTAGCAGAAAACAGCAGATGAACAGCTTGATCTGGCAGTACAAAGCTTCTGTCTGTGAGGTATTTGTCAATCAGCTGGCCGATCTCGGTTGATCTATCGGGAAACTTGATTAACGTAGCATTGGGCTTCAGTTTATCCAGCAAAATATTGGATTGGGTAGTTTTGCCAGTCCTATCCAACCCTTCAATCAAAATTAGTCTCCCACGAGTCATCGACGGTTGTAAGCTCCTGCTGATGGACGTTGATGGAACAGGTGAACTTAGCGGTTACATCAACCTTCGAGCGAATGCCCAATAAACAAAACATACGGACAGACACTTCAAATAAGCTGAGAAATCAAATACGGTACGTttccttcatcatcttggCCATCCTGAAGTCTAAACCCTGTATAGCAGCTATTATCTGAGTGGCATATTTAACTACTTTATATGATCTGTCATAGTATGATTGGGACATACCAATGGATGAATCACACTATTATATAAGGCGACGACTAACAGGAGTCATGATGAAGTTGACTGACGAGGTGTTAATGTTTCCTGAGGTTCAACATGATCAGGGTGCCATCGGCCTGGGAAGCCACTAAGCCATGAATCTGAAGGCATATATAAAGGCTCATGAAATGTCTTTTTGAAGTCAACCTTGTTCAGTTACAGGGAGAGGGTTCAGACTGATAAAGGGTTAAGTATACATACCAACAGTACTATCAAATAATCATATCAGAAACTACCTGGTAGGCCAGTTGTAATTAGGGGGCAAGACTGTAGTTCAATATTAATCTGGATATCGGGCGTTTGAATGGCCATAGGGAGATATTTTTATTTGTTGTAATTCAATTCTTTTGGCCCTCGAGTAACTCATCTTCGGTTATCTCTTTTGTTTTGAAGTGCATTCAAGTGATGCTGCGATCTGCACCTCATCTGGCATCCTATTAGTGCCATGCACTGAAATATAACAGATATTTGTTCTCTGGATACTGGGTTGACAgacaagaacaaattgatatttttgaaggaagtcACAGTTGCAAAGACCTGGAACTGACAATAAAAGATGGAATGCACTTTTCTCGTCAATTTGACCCCATGTTTTTCCAAAGCGCTAGATCAGCAATGCCTTATATTCTATGACGGGGAAGAATGTGCATCGTGCTTTTAGAACAAATATCCTTGCGCCCTACCACTATCGGACAAAACTTGCCAAGTTGCTGGAGTTCTAAGAATTGAATCATCTGGACTAATTGAGTTAAACAGACTGTCCAACAGTTCCATCGAAGCTGGGCTTCCACGCCGTGCGCTAGAGATATTCATTGAAATGGCTGTGAAGGCACATCAAGGGGCCTAGTGGCTTGAGTGCAATTTATTGATCATTGGCGTTATTTAAAGTTAGTCTGGATATTagagctttcttgaaagcaGCAGTAAGCAGCAGAGAAAAGCAGacattcttcttctgctaCTTTCTTAAATACAAAATTAAATTACATCTGACTTCCAAAGACGTCTTTTTGGcaccaaaatttgaagcaAACGAAGAGTCACCATTGCACTTGTTCCAATTAGAGGTTGAAATACTCTAATACAGGCACCGATGGCCAAGTCTTAACGCCCAACTTTTCATGGAACTGTATATGAACTTATCT
Above is a window of Torulaspora delbrueckii CBS 1146 chromosome 6, complete genome DNA encoding:
- the PTK2 gene encoding protein kinase PTK2 (similar to Saccharomyces cerevisiae PTK2 (YJR059W) and PTK1 (YKL198C); ancestral locus Anc_1.507); the protein is MINHPGDKHPPQRAPSGSFSTIRKLGKKILPGKSHLDESSDTSGDSTHHGARPKSSSPGNRQRSSSLFQRNKSSANVGQSNVRSSASVHNILAHNHNPFATAHASDVLGTGSGIASPRGRNGTNHSLHRKGSSNFPNHLLSNENIVYNPYGMNSPNSRPGSAYAGTNNNNSDLSFYMHDGNSKIRMLPLPIADPNTYLPEEMKQTSVLLTDNFIFDSENKTLGSGGSSEVRKVRSAYRQKDVYALKKLNMIYDESPEKFYKRCSKEFIIAKHLSQNIHIANTYYLVKVPTTTYTTRGWGFVMEICVRDLFQLMERSGWKSVPLNEKFCLFKQVAQGVKFCHDNGVAHRDLKPENVLMSRDGVCKLTDFGISDWYHVEPQNFDSAVRQCEGMIGSPPYTPPEVMLHDAKKHYPESMQKPYDPLKMDSYALGLILMALVNNMLPFFESCNTDSRFRDYETSYENFINHQNPHFREKGCHKSGPGAEYSLAKNFKSTEASRVAWRLADPNPETRYTMEDLYADPWFQSVETCVEPDDDYAFKSPVIKRTSAESGSGFYISETNSKEDVSADKSSETSSVSHTSNPFINKQQPRSMVDIAQTHAVAKAEVAAKVPSRVAEEGECAQGEDSQSSEPLPKLNEESKEQAQASDPLPKVNEDSKEQAQSSDPSLEVNEGSKEEAHSSEQLPKVNEDSQEQAQSSEQPPKLDHTYQEQSQTNGTSDTLPNSQEQTPLPGIQARSSSASLRSTSSAAKLRRKRVVHNHMEVPSSVKSSNSTRSFS
- the PEX1 gene encoding AAA family ATPase peroxin 1 (similar to Saccharomyces cerevisiae PEX1 (YKL197C); ancestral locus Anc_1.506), which codes for MTAGSVDQLQFNILRVCTSNDIRGNFIRLPSSIVNTLETTGIAIQDFGIEICQNGKSLLHVGWDGYESQGFLNGQPTIEINPILAQRMKLHPTATVDLFVSKYDQARTATEVSVEPETSDDWEIIESHALFFQDEILHQTRIVTLGETLLCYIDNIVCKFTIKKIEPMTLKSARINTGSLIVISPRENKARIQNNYAQTESKKLNKPVESISISNSTIKRSLYGVEEDSHMELYTHGNEITSKLACVSILHNALDLKHHGKQEKLENFVKHAKRVVVGVKGREEIPEGHVAMAPLVWDALWTSSKNGCKVVIEYLDQEQPHINMRNIKVILTSLQEDEHPAKSVRRDNVPTPDWAKELVESLSKGPITDKMVLLKNKVLVEIVDESTGKHVPYVNFENSPLPRCSFLAAPKAMLPNQLQGEDPDHNFKQNSMKRNYLPSKITKTLVDYLSMPVAPSSGILLTGNGGMGKTTVLQELAKEVILKYHRYVKYIDCNSLLDSSNLGKMKQCIQEWTSQCYWNNPSILLLDNAEGLFPSIKTDDPQQQAMQQRGGSNSTKLALFLIKMVEGITAKCPEAIRVVFSCRNQNELNSILFDKHFICETFKRRSPDVDERGGLIEFFFSRMGDHIKLGEDIQIRDIALGTDGYSPLDLQILVDKLFHQASMSMTDEYVVDKEVYEETIKDFSPSSLRGVKLTKNTGISWNDIGALNGPKRILLETLEWPTKYAPIFKNCPLQLRSGVLLYGYPGCGKTLLASAVAQQCGLNFITVNGPEILNKYIGASEQNVRELFDRAQSVKPCILFFDEFDSIAPKRGHDSTGVTDRIVNQLLTQMDGVEGLDGVYVLAATSRPDLIDSALLRPGRIDKSILCNVPGLEDRLDILRAITSSGKMVLEPGTDLTPVAEQTAGYSGADLQGLGYNAYLKSVHRTLQLQDMDSYREGQREVEYTVLNPNDSKIVVPESEQEDRKKPTTNTSTPVTINLQDLLQACQETKPSISTSEFRKLQAIYQKFQDDRDGDMPPGEGSTDVGTRTSLM
- the APS2 gene encoding Aps2p (similar to Saccharomyces cerevisiae APS2 (YJR058C); ancestral locus Anc_1.505); this encodes MAIQFILCFNKQGVVRLVRWFEVCQTDTQKTQDMIVQIYRLISSRDHKHQSNFVEFSDSTKLVYKRYAGLYFVMGVDLQDEESIYLSHIHLFVEVLDAFFGNVCELDIVFNFYKAYMVMDEMFIGGEIQEISKDHLLERLSILDRLD
- the CDC8 gene encoding bifunctional thymidylate/uridylate kinase (similar to Saccharomyces cerevisiae CDC8 (YJR057W); ancestral locus Anc_1.504); amino-acid sequence: MTRGRLILIEGLDRTGKTTQSNILLDKLKPNATLIKFPDRSTEIGQLIDKYLTDRSFVLPDQAVHLLFSANRWEVAQSIRELLLAGKHVVLDRYVYSGIAYSAAKGVAGMDRNWCLQPDKGLLKPDLTIFLTNANVCENQSRQGFGDERYEVSEFQQEVKKQFYKVFEDLEKNKIP